The DNA region ataacataaagcatgcatgagagcccaaatgaaagctatgactctatcagagtgacgtaaggtcggtaacctccgattacattatgaaatagtCATCATTGCTacgtctcgccttgaaggaactagtgtcATGAGGTGAGACAGCAGTAAGGAACAACATCAATGTAAGCATAAGGATAGGACTATCAAGctcatatcatcattatcatggacatCTCATCTTTACTTCATAAGAAATTcctgagaatcatgaactttcacTCATAGGATGTAATAAGATCATGGattatagaaaagaaatcataacTCAGaagtcatgccttgaaagaagggGGCTAGCCTTACACACCTTTACGTCTCTCCAACTTTATCGACCGAACGCTTTCCCTCTAAGCTCACGATTCtaaattcaagagaatttgtactaagatcaCATAACCGGAAACAGACATGAGCTTAAACTAAAGCAACTagaagctaatgaaaattgggcagcatttcctttgtttcaacaacttcctccatataatatacaactcccaaacatcatcaatAGCACCCACAATGTTATAATCAATAAACCTCTTCAAGTTAAGCATTATCTAATTCTCACAATTCCCCCTTCAAGGGTATCCACTACCATAATTACAACACAatatcatattcattcacatataatgcttcttcgaCATCcgtaatatcattcataacaagattatacttatgGCATaacaagaactatgattcatgtcATGTTACCATGTCATGTTACCATTCACCTTTTCCATATTTGCACTTCATactctattttcttccataatccaagtctttcaaccattcaataaacgaaaaactcacctttgattatgtaggaatgggatttggatgaaaatacttcacttggagaaaaccccaactttgattccaaaggaatttctagcttcccATAACCCTAGCTAGcatccttacacttgattccaccAATTTTTGGCATTTGATCTTTGATCTCCCTTGGATTTGTGTTAATAAGATGTGTAGAGGGTTCTAGAGGTCTCAAGAAgtgtggaggaaatgagaaatgaaaataagAACTTTGGgatattatatttataaattAGAAAATCTGACCCAACATGATTTATacggacatttatacggtccgtataatcttataaggtccgtataagtggccgtagaATTGCATGAACAATCAACCGATACTGTAactattatacggacacttataaggtccatataagtgaccgtataatctcaccaagaCTGACCCCTCACTATGACCGCTGTACGGACCTTTATacgaccgtataaagttatacgaaccgtataaatggtcgtacaACTCACATTTTTTCGAAATTGCTCTCGTCAATTTGTTTGATCTCTAATGCTTATGGAATAtccttggcacttgtataatacttcattaaccctCTAAGAAGCCTTATAGCTTCTCTTCAAGACATTCCTAAATCAACCTTAGCTCGGTTGTTACAAAACCCCTtccgaacacaacttatacttcacttccttcaacgaactttaTTCTCTTGAATCAAGtgtctttggaatattaattatattcattaagtatcccttcttacttttagggacatcatatacatcttaacttgcattagtctattcaccgcacaacgatatgaaatttttgaggtgtaacagatagTTTGTAGTTAGGGTTTAGCTTAGTTAACTATTGTGATAGTGGATTCCATTGAATGGTTTTGAACCTTTGTTTCCATTTATTTCATGAAGagattgttcatttgtggattcaattgaatcttctcttgccttgatttcaaatagtataggtttttACGTTTGATTCCAATTGGGAGGGATTGGATTTAACATATCCAAATTTGTCCATAGAGTCATTATCTAGAGGTCTTTCTTTACCCCTCCCTTCACATCCCTTTTTCTTAGTATCCCCTTAATTTTCGTGTTTTGGATTCAATTGGGTTCTTTCCCCAATTTGATTCGTATCatttgcctagaaccaaaagaggtaaagatagcatcttctttgtggttgatcgattttctaaaatggctcatttcattgcttgccataaagttaatgatgctCCTTATGTTGCTTCTTTGTTTattgaacatgtggtaaagttgcatggtattcccaaaactatagtgagcgatagggatcccaaattccttagccacttttggaaagaattgtggggacgacttaGTACTAAATTGTTGTTCTCTACCTCGTctcccacaaaccgatggccaaacctaAGTTttcaataggaccttgggttctatgccTAGGGACACGGTTAAAGGGAAACTAGCATCTTGGGAAAATCAATTGCgtttggttgaatttgcttatgatagagtcattcatagcactattggcatgtcaccttttgaagtggtttttggttttaaccccctaacccctttagatctaacccctttgtCTCAAGATGTTGTTTTGAGTTTAGATAGcaacaaacgagccgaggccatgaagaagttgcatgagaaggtgaggcttcaccttgagaagaAGAACCAAGACACAGCCAAGCGAGCAAAAAAGGGCCTCAAAAGAGTTGTGCTAGAACtaggtgattgggtttgggtacattttcGGAAAGAGAGGTTTCTCATCAAAAGAAAGACCACGTTGATTCCTAGAGGAGATGGTctatttgaagtacttgaacggcTCAATGATAATACATaaaaaattgatcttccacccgaatacaaagttgttatatcccgcattttgtacatttgaataactcaagataattgcgggaagttaaggacaaggttatattttaatATTGGTTTAGcacacacaagttgcttatgaaaatcttgatgtggaaatattaagaaaggctaggggtaaaaaggggaatacgcaagatgactcatggaaatatcgaggaaggctaagggaaaaagtggaaatttggaaaatagtttcatgaatcaccaaaaattagtcatgaataattgggcttggaaaacaaaaaaaaaaaaaaaaggcccaaggtGGCCGACCGTAAGgggaatgggccaaggcccatgtaagggccaaattaagtaaataaaaaggagaaaggtCCACCATTATTCAtcattcaagaaccttcaagaaaaagaaattgaGAGCCAAGAACAAGGGGCCTTTCGgccaaggaaagaaaaaaaaatcttgaagccattaatcttgatccaaaaatttatttcttctagtattcctactaattcaaaggtcctctttaacgtggtataattattaaagcaagaaaactactcttggtggcaagttcaaaattctagtcaagtggaaagttgaggaaaaaggtaagaattcatattcttttatatgttatggaaggtttatatatgttgcagtaagtagaattgaatgaaaatcatggaaatagtgtatgttgtgtgtgtggccgtgttgGTGTGTATGTtgaatggtggccgtgtggttgttaaatggtggaggagaggtgaattaagtttatttaatatgttagttgtgttgttgtggactttatgacgccaatgaaagactaatggttcaagttggcatggaaattggttgtaggttgttgtaggaaattatgtgattttaatatggttttacgtagttgtgagaatgaagttgctaaagtatgaattgttgttgtagtttatgaatttgaaagaagaaaatgtattgttgtaGCTTTTcttgcatttgtagagtttcgggtggaatggagtttggTTGAatcgttttgaatgttgtgcgagttactaatgttagaatatgttccaaattgattgttggtattgttgaaatgattgttggtatggttgttgataagtttggccgagttgaattctcggggttgttgtatttacaggggagatgctgccgaaatttctgtagacaagtactagttagaattgaatttctaagtacttgtagctaacgtttggtaattaatgacgttattgtagatcttggggagcctgAGACTTGAGTTGGAATTAGCgtaggaggcgagcgaggtatgtaaggcttaaccttttcttctttggcatgatccttatgagataagtatatgacgtatatgtatgacttcagaaagatccttattcctagagccactaggatggctaacgttcttgacttcccataagctgttccatatgattttgatatgtatccatgatgtccgatgatgtgaatctatgatgtccgaagtttggccaatatgtttccgaatagtATTTGATagacaaatgatatgactatagttttgaccttccaaatgttaacacattcgattgttccatcgagcctttgacatgttttgatacgtacataagattccaagagttctatttgatttgagccataacgatatccaaaagatttttgacatgattatggttttgaatttccaaaaatggcttctgaaacgcttatagaacgttctgtacttcaaacgctagTAACTTTTTCATACTAGGTCGGATCgacccaaaacttgtttctgagccttcaggggtcagTAAGTGTActcatccatcgagtcttgatttatgtgcatttagtttctcactactctgctcgtgcatgtgtcattacttctttcgccgagtcccgggccggtatgtatcgtgcgtatggttcgccgagtccctcgcTTAGGGACTGGGTtctatatatatattccggagtatgatgtgtccggttccggggttccatgtatatgtgtccggtccccggttaccgtgtatatgttatggagtataatgtgtccggttcccgggttctcgtgtatATTTGTCCGGCTCCCGGGGTACcatgtatatgttatgatgtgttatgtatgACGAAGATTACGaagcaaaccttctggagtatgatgtgtgtggcgccaaagttggggtggcgccacgttccccgggtcccgcagaggaccggataccgttcttggcatgcatgatttgtgtttccgctaagttgttttattattttgcatatcgtgcttactttctgtactaatCATTTGTACTATTCATTCCGCTCCTGATTCTGTTcattgaaaatcagcccgtcgggactttcacggacacttatacggtccgtataatattgtacggaccgtagaagtggtcgtggttcaccaaacAGAAAAtcaactccctgctgggagttatacggacaccttatatggaccgtatgaagttatacataccgtataagtggtcgtataactccacttccctgaattggtttccgtcgtttcgttcgatctccaatccttatggaaccttcttaacacttttataatacttcattaactgtacaataggctctatattaTCCCTTTAAAGCATCACCATATAagcattagctcaatcatagcggaatctttccgaacacgacttacgtttcgctctcttcaacaaactaaacttcacctattcatagaacttcaaaatcttattagatgaacctcaagctatctaatccttcgcttacctcgtagggatttcataatcacctcaATCTCACATTAACGTATCCACAaatcaacacatacggaatttttgaggtgtaacaacatCTCAAGATGATTCCAAGAAATATTTATTGGCCAAACCAAGTAATTGCTCAAAAAGGGTTGATGAGAGACGCTTCTTGGTGTGTCTTGTCAACTAGCTACTACCACTTTGCCTAGTAGTATATCTTCTCTTTTGCTGGAATATGGAGCATTGTTCCCGGAAGAAATGCCCGATGGCTTACCTCCCTTAAGAGGTATTGAGCACCAACTTATTTTTGTACTGTGTTCTCAAATCCCGAACAAGACGTCATATATGAGCAATCCGGAGGAAACAAAGGAATTGCAAAGGCAATCACTAAATTCGTACGAATCCGGGTGATCAATGGAAAATGgccttcaagaccaagtttggcctctatgagtggcttgttatGTCATTCGGCCTAACCAATGCACCTAGAACTTTCATGCGCTTAATGAACCATGTTTTAAAATCCTTTATCAATAAATTTGTTGTTGTCTACTTTGATGACATTCTTGTGTATAGTAAATCTATGGAAGAATGTGAGCCACTTGAGGCAAGTGTTTGATGTCTTTCTAATTGAAAAGTTGTTTGCTAATGTCAAGAAATGTGTTGTTGGGGTTGATAAAGTGGTGTTCTTGGGTTTTGTGGTGAGTGTTAACGGTGTTGAGGTTGATGAAGAGAAAGTGGAGTCCATTAGAACTTGGCCAACTCCCAAAAATGCAACTGATGTAAGGAGTTTCCATGGGTTGGGAAGcttctatagaagatttgtgaagGGCTTTAGTACAATTGCCTCCTCAATGACCGAATTGATAAAAAGGATGTTCTTTTTGTGTGGGGAGATGAGCAAGAAAAGGCATTCCAAGAATTGAAGTCTATTTTGAGTTCGACACCTTTGTTGTAATTGCCTAATTTTAAAAAGACGTTTGAAGTAGAGTGTGATGCTTCCGGAGTTGGCATAGGTGGTGTCTTTATGCAAGAAGGCAAACCATTAACTTATTTTAGTGAGAAGCTTAAGGGGGCATCATTGAACCATTCAACCTATGACAAAGTGTTGTATGTAGTTGTGAGGGTATTAACctattggcaacactacttgtggcacAAAGAGTTTGTGATTTGTTCGGATCATGAGTCTTTGAAGCATTTGAAAGGCCAATCCAAACTCAACAAAAGACATGCCAAGTGGGTAGAATTGATTGAAACTTTTCCTTATGTGATCCATTAAAAATGGGGAAAAGAAAATGTGGTGGCGGATGCTTTGTCTAGAAGGTATGTCTTGCTCAATACAATGACTTCTAGATTAATGGGTTTTGAAAGCCATAAGGGATTCTATTCTCAAGATCCCGACTTTAAGGCAATTTGTGCGGAGTTGACCCAAGGGAGGAGGGTTGATAGGTTCAAACTTGTAGATGGGTTCCTATTCAATGATGGTAGAGTTTGTGTTCCAATGAGCTCATGGAGAGAATTATTGGTCAAGGAAGCGTATAGTGGTGGAATGATGGGCCATTTTGGAGTGGCCAAGACACTTGACATTTTGAATGAACAATTCTATTGGCCCAAGATGCGGCATGATGTGGAAAAACTATGTGGTCAATGTTTGGAATGCAAGCAAGCCAAGTCCAAGTGTTACACCTGTTACAACTCGAAAAAtctcccgttaacgtacagtgaataggctagcgaagagcacgatgtatacgatgtttcgataagttcTTAATAACATTTGAGGATCCCAATCAAAATCCaaggacatttgacgtaagggaagaaggtagttgttataccccgtatttttatacgtcgaattattagCAAGAAAATCggctcaagttaaagacgggattactttcggacatgaaataggaatttttaattttcaattttaattagaacacaaattgttcataaattttatttagtgtagaaatattattggagattaggaactaattaattatgattagattattaagtggggattagttgctaattaagattaattaagtaacTAATTAGGTAATTAAAGAGGGCCCCACTCGATttactaattaaaaaaaaatatacatatcaaaacattgaATTGGTTCATTATAGGGGTAGCACGTGTCAAGTTGAGGGGCAACATATATATGGAAGATTGGATGAGCAATTTAGAAGCAAATTtccatttcacaaaaaaaaaaaaatcaaacttgaaaaagaaagagaacaTTTTAttcccatggctgctctcggccagccatggctgaatGGGAGAAATTATTTTGTTTCCATTttgattaagtttcaagtgatttgcaacttcaaggaggtgatagcaacattggatattaaattgaggaagaagaaattgtgaaattggagcaattaagtgtagaaattcctctgagaaaattaaggtaagattttcttgttttgtagtatgattgtgttaatagtgttgtaatggaattataaaaattggattggacgaaattggaagtaagaaaatgcaggAAATCGTTGTTATaagaaattgtgggttgaaaaggattcagaagggttgttggattgttagaattgcttatgggctgaattgtaagaaatttgtatgtatatctctattgctgttattattggtatttctgtgataacaggaggataattggaaattcgggttaggcaaatatataggggaaatgctgcccgatttccgttaaatccttaactaatgaaaaaccttaATCgtgaaagtataagttaaagaatgagttctataagggatgggctacagatttacgaactagaaagtatagttactaacgatagcgttacttttatattaaataggctaaaggggcgacgaagcgaacgagattacgattaatctttaacaggtatgtaaagttgtcccttctttcttttggcatgtcttagatataagtgaagaatgatatgagctttggggtaattccattcatacgtttcgagtgtgattcatgattcctattcacctCTTGATGTTAAAACTCttgaaatgattgagcttccctctcaagttttctatacgttggatagtagtcgatatatataagctcctattcttagagactctacgataactaatgtccttgacttctataagctatttcatattatcttgatacatgtctatgattcctaaggctcttttgatatgatctatattgacgttcgagggatacttgatatgattgtcgctattgatactcgggtgttaatctcttcttcttattctgttgagtcttgataatgatttaaattgcatatggttgctcactactctgctcatgcatgcctcaatatgtctttcaccgagtcccgggccgggtatgttatcgtgcacagtctcactgcattgttcaccgagtccctcactagagggccggaatatgatatatatatatatatatatatgatggagttatgctgtgttattgCGTTATGacgtgtttatggagttatgctgtgttatggagttatgatgtgtttatggagttatgctgtgttatggcgttatgatgtgtttatggatttatgctgtgttatggcgccaaggatggtgtggcgaccatgttcaccgagtcccataatgggccgggtatgatatatgatattgacatgcatgatttatgtttcaaaagggcaagtgttttggtattctgaacattgtacttgtcttctggactccctatttcagttatgatcctttttactgtatttcatgctttatatactcagtacatattccgtattgaccccctttcttcggggggctgcgtttcatgcccgcaggtacagatagtcggtttggtgacccttcagcataggacttctactcagctgtcttggagggctccgttgttccggagtctagacttttggtacagatcttatgatgtatatatatatgtttatccaggggtacgacggggccctgtcccgtcatatttcactgttgatattcttagaggtttgtagacatatgtgtgggttgggtataagatctgttcagctgtgtctacaggatgtgctatgatatgatgtccgtctgtagtggcagctttgtcggcttgcatacgacatgatattgatgtgtagtggcagccttgttggcttgcgtatcattttatgatttgatcagttgtgactcctcaggagacagtttatctgaatatacatatatgatgacgttatgaaccgttggagttcttttgcaagtttccatattgttcatagattcagtttgattatatttaacaggttcgtataagggtgtctagttcgggcactagtcatggcccacggggttgggtcgtgacaaaattggtatcagagcagttcatcctcagagtgtctacagaccgtgtctagtagagtcttgtttatcggtgtgttgtgcaccgcatctataaacagaaagctataggacatctaggatgttatctttccttcttatcctatatcgtgcgatagagcccagccataggaaatgaaattccttatactaacctttgatttcagctaaagaacgacatcgacagaaggaagcgactgatgatgttggaagttacaaagtacacaggtaagtaacggtgcgaaagacgCATGTCGGATaatgtaagaatattgaggtatgatcgacatgcaaagttgaagaatgaaaggggaggtagatcggaaggtataacaggatagatcgttaaaggatcaggtacgtctcgaggtgcgatatgtgaggtaagttccgacacctttatactttttactggaaattgggagccctgtgtggctatgatacgctatgatatatacgtatatatgttggccctgtgaggtattgttggtatttcctgcgtgtaggttttgggatagtaaaaaGTACataggaaactctgcccaaattttcccagtaatagaaagagaagagaatgagaaataagttcataatatgtcttgaaagtcgataccgataggggaaaatttattatgttggactaaagctttaagagataccctccatgtcatccgtaaggggcaccattcttatttggaaaattttatttcgaagaagcatatatgagcaacaaagtttggaattcatttgaacggaccagaatactttccagccacatttttaccttagaaaagctcatgttgaagagaaaAACAcatccagcaattaagtttcacttttatttgaagaatacaaagcatacagcaagtagtttatgaactaaatgattcgttcacgactcaagaataaatttggagataaaccatgtgaatcaagcactagaagtcctgtggtgcttgtcagattctagtttttcttctggtgctGGTTGGAgcctcatggtgacattttattagttattaataaactaattggagatggaatttgtggaaggaaaactcaaacttgtaggctatctaggatcatgtgtttcatatgttgttgatgaaatgctagaataattcggaagggcttgtgatactaagggatgatttagaaaagggtggcaaatcttaaccaaacattttattgaggtatcgagtgaactgataagtagggataaattacgacgagtttacagttaaaaggagtgatagtatgattgggataaaagtacggaggaggaagaattatgataaattatgaaggtattgataag from Lycium barbarum isolate Lr01 chromosome 10, ASM1917538v2, whole genome shotgun sequence includes:
- the LOC132613015 gene encoding uncharacterized mitochondrial protein AtMg00860-like, whose amino-acid sequence is MTFLCIVNLWKNVSHLRQVFDVFLIEKLFANVKKCVVGVDKVVFLGFVVSVNGVEVDEEKVESIRTWPTPKNATDVRSFHGLGSFYRRFVKGFSTIASSMTELIKRMFFLCGEMSKKRHSKN